AAAGTCATTCGGTAAAATGTCAAGAAAATAAATAAAATCTTTTTTAGATAAATCAAAAACCATCATCTAAAAAAGAGTACACTAAAAAGAAGTATGAAAAAATTTATGAAATTGACAAATTACTCAATGACTGTGTCATGAGACACAGAAACGTATAATTTACTGTCACGTAGCAAGACATAAATTAAACGAACTAGTTTTCTTGATGTAAGGACGAGTGCTCTACGATGCTTGTGTGTAGAGGCTTCGTTATACTTCTTACGATAAAAAGAAGTCGTATAATCAAAGCCATGCATCACTGACATCTGTGTGGATTGAGTTATGTAATATTTTAAATATTTATTACATGAATTCGCTGAATGTTTTTCATCAGCAATAAAATTGCCCGAGTCATTCTTCTTCCAATGGAAACCGGCATATTTAGCCAATGAAGCATCACTTTTGAAATAGGAAATATCACCAATTTCAGAAAGTATACCTGCTGCAAAGACAGGTCCGATACCTGTTATAGACATCAGAGATTGATATCCGTTAGGATAAAGACCTTTCATTTCCTTCTCAATGGCCTTATCAACCATCTTGATTTGAGATTCAATGCATTGAATCAGGTTGATAGAAGCAGTAATTGAGATAGTTATAGGGTCATATGCAGTTTTATCAAGTCTATAGGAAGAACGAATCGCTTTATCAAAAAGAGAAGCAATTTTACCATAATCATCACATCTGTTTTGAGAAGCAGATTTGAAATATTCAATGATTTCATCCAAAGGTTTTTCAGCCAAATCAAAAGGGGAAGCATAATCAGTTAAAAATTTCGTGTTGGAAGCAGAAAAATTATCACTGAAAGGCAAATCCTTATGAGGAAGGGTCATAAGACCAGAAACCTTTAAATAGATATTGTTGAGAACGTAATTCTTTTCTCTAATAAGCTGCTCAGCTAAATGATAACGTTCACGAGTGAGACGTTTAAGAGCGATATGTTGAGCAGCTTTAAAGGGACGAAGCTTTTTACAGCGACCAACACGAGCAAAATCTGCAATCAAAAAAGCATCACCCAGATCAGTTTTTTCCATTTCAATATAAGACTTCTTATAATTGGCAATGGATTTGGCATTAACAGAATATATGATGACAGAAGTGCCGACAATCGAAAGCTGAGATGAAAGATAAGCACAAATATGATAGTCATATATAGAAGTTGATTCAGTAACGATGATGATGGAATCGAACTTTTCTTTATCAACAAAAGCCAAGACAGATGTAATGAGAAGATCACATCCATCAGGGTTATTTGGAAAAGAGAGATTAAAGAAAACATCCTGATTAAAGTTAACAGCACAGACTTGATTATTTTTGGTTGAAACATCAATACCTACAAAGAGAGTGTTCATGGGATCACCACCTTTCAAAAAAGATAAAACTAGAAACAAAATATTGGAAAGACC
This window of the Coprobacillus cateniformis genome carries:
- a CDS encoding IS110 family transposase, with amino-acid sequence MNTLFVGIDVSTKNNQVCAVNFNQDVFFNLSFPNNPDGCDLLITSVLAFVDKEKFDSIIIVTESTSIYDYHICAYLSSQLSIVGTSVIIYSVNAKSIANYKKSYIEMEKTDLGDAFLIADFARVGRCKKLRPFKAAQHIALKRLTRERYHLAEQLIREKNYVLNNIYLKVSGLMTLPHKDLPFSDNFSASNTKFLTDYASPFDLAEKPLDEIIEYFKSASQNRCDDYGKIASLFDKAIRSSYRLDKTAYDPITISITASINLIQCIESQIKMVDKAIEKEMKGLYPNGYQSLMSITGIGPVFAAGILSEIGDISYFKSDASLAKYAGFHWKKNDSGNFIADEKHSANSCNKYLKYYITQSTQMSVMHGFDYTTSFYRKKYNEASTHKHRRALVLTSRKLVRLIYVLLRDSKLYVSVSHDTVIE